The Acidobacteriota bacterium sequence CGTTCAGCGCGCCATGGCCGCGCGCGAAGACGCGGGCATCCCCCCGGAGTTGTTTTCCCCGGGGGGACCCTGATGACGCTGTGCCGCGGTCGTGGGGGCGATCAGTCGGCGAGCAGCAGCTTGGCGATGGTCTGGAGCTGCATGAAGTGGGTGCCTTCGTAGATCTTGCCGATCTTCGCGTCGCGGAAGAGCTTTTCGACCGGGTAGTCACGGCTGAAGCCATAGCCCCCGAAGAGCTCCACGGCCATCGACGAACAGCGATCGGCGACCTCGGCCGAGAACCACTTGGCGATCGCCGCCTCGCGCACGAAGGGCTCACCGGCCTCCTTGCGTCGTGCGGCGTTGAACACGGCCAGCTTGGCGGCTTCGATTTCGGCGTCCATCCGCGCCAGGGCGAACTGTACGGCCTGGAACCTGGCGATCTCCCGGCCGAACTGTTTGCGCTCCAGGCACCAGGCACGGGCGTGGGCCAGGGCGCCTTCGGCCAGGCCGACCATCTGGGCGCCGATGCCGATGCGGCCCTCGTTGAGAGTCTCGATGGCCACCTTGTAGCCCTTGCCCACCTCGCCGAGGATCCGCTCCGGGCCCGCCTGCACGCCGTCGAGGATCACTTCCACGGTGCTCGAAGCCCGAATCCCCAGCTTGTCCTCCTTGGCGCCGATCTTGAGTCCGGGCATGTCCTTGTCCAGGATGAAGCACGTGATGCCCTTGTAGCCTTTTTCCGGATCGACGTTGGCGAAGACCAGGAACACGCCGGCTTCCTTGCCGTTGGTGATGAAGAGCTTGTTGCCGGTCAGCTTCCAGCCGTCGCCGTCCTGCACGGCACGGGCCCGCAGAGCGAAGGCGTCGGAGCCCGATTCGGCCTCGGACAGGCAATAGCAGCCCACGGTGTTCTCGGCGAGCTTGGATAGCCAGGTCTTGCGCTGCTCCTCGTTGCCCCAGCGCTGGATGGCGTTGTTGACCAGGGTGTTCTGCACGTCGCAGATCACGGAAATGGACGGATCGACCTTGGCCAGCTCCATGATCACCAGGATCGCATCGAAAAAGCTCATCCCCGAGCCGCCGTAGGCTTCGGGAATATCGATGCCCATCAGGCCCATCTCGAACATTTGCTCGAGAATCTCCGGGGCGCAGTGGGCTTCCCGGTCCATCTCGGCCACCTTCGGCTGGACCTTCTCCTCGCAGAAGCGGCGGACTTCGCTGACCAGCATCTGCTGCTCTTCGGTCAAGTCGGTGAGGGGACGAACGCTCTCGGTCATGCTGATCAACCTCCGTGAATGCTTGGCGGGGTGGGATTTCGTCGTCGATGGGCGAAAAAGCCGATACAGGGTACTCTGATGCCGTGCCGATGGGTAGGGCAGAGGCTCGCGGTGGGCGGACGGCCGCAAGAGGTTCACGGCCCGACCCCGGGAGAGAATACGATGACCATGGTCCTTTCTCGAGCCCACCGGGCGCTTCTGTCCGGCGCCGCGGCGCTGGCCCTGCTGGCGGCGGTGGCGCCGCCGGTCCTGGCCGCCCGTCGGGCCCCTTCGTCCCGGCCCGAAGATCCCCGGCTGACGGCGGTCCTGCAGCGGCTCGACCGGGCCCAGGGGCGGCTCGAGGCCTTCACCGCCGACCTGGTGGAGACCCGCACGCTTTCGCTGCTCTCGGAGTCCCAGACTCTCGAGGGGCGGTTGACCTTCCAGAAGCCGGGGCGGATCCGCTGGGAGTACCGCTCTCCCGAGAGGAAGATCTATCTCCTCGACGGCGGGCAGCTCACCGGCTGGCTGCCCGACCAGCGGCGTCTCGAGAAGGTGGACCTCCGGCGCCACGAAAAGCGCCTGCGGCGCCTGGTGGGCATGGGGCAGGATGCCGCCGCCCTGCGCAAGGAGTTCAAGGTCACGCTCCTCGATGGTGGCGAGGGCGATCATCCGGCACACCTCGAGCTGGTGCCCCGCTCGCGCCGGGTGCGGCGCCACGTGGCCCGCATCGAGCTGTGGCTGGCCCCCGGAACCGGCTTGCCCGACCGCTTCCTCTACGAGACGGCAGACGGCGACCAGGTGCTCGTGCGCCTCGAAAACATGAGGATCAACCCGGAGTTGCCAGCCGGCGCCTTCCGCATCGATGTCCCCGAAGGGGTGGAGATCGTCACCGGCAAGACCTCCTTCGGGGTCGTCGCCCGCTGAGGTTCTCCCGCCGGGCTACGGCGTGACGATCACCGTCGTCGCGTCGATGCCCACGTTGCCGGAAGCCGCGTCCCAGGCCGTGACGCGGAACTCGTAGACCCCGGGCTCCTCCACCCGGTAGCGGGCGCCGAAGTGGCTGTGCCGTCCCAGGTAGGTCATGGGTAGCGTGGCGACGGTCTCACCGCCGCGCAGCACCCGCATCTCGATCTCGTAGTCGTCGCTGTTCCACAGGCCCCCGGGGCTCAGGGGGCAGCCGCACATCATCGTCACGTTGGCGGTGACTTCGATCTCCTGGGGCGTTCCCGCCAGGCGCAGGTGGGCCTGCGGCGCCATCACGTCGACGACGAAGCCCCGCAGTACCAGCAGGAAGCCGTCGCCATCGGTGATGTGGTGCCCGGGCAGCACCCACTGGGTGGCCGAAGCGGTCATCTCCGCCTGGCGCTGGGCCAGCGGACCGCGGGCCTCCACCCGCAGCAGGCGGGGACGATCCAGGTCCAGCTCGGCGGTGAAGGAGGCCGCGCTCTCGTCGGCGATCGGGCTCCAGTGGCGGTGACCGCCGAAGGTCATGATCTTCTCGGTGTCGCCCGTCCCCCCGCGGGTGACTCCCGTGGCCAGCACCTCGCCGGTCTCGGCGTCGCTGATGGTGATTCGGGCGCCACCCATGGTGGTGCCGATGAACTTGGCCTGGTGGGAGAGCACCCGTACGGTGATCACGGTCGGTTCGGCCGGCGCAGCCGGGGCGAAGGCCACCAGGGCCGCCAGGAGAGCAGGAAAGAGAAGTCTTCTCATCGTATGGCTTCCTCGGAAACGGTGGTGTGGACTGGGGCCGGGGCCTGCACCAGTTGCAGACCCCGGCGGCCGAGCCGCGCGAGCAGGCCCTCGCGGCCGGCCAGGTGCAGCGCGCCGACGGCAACGAAGATCCGCCGATCGGGTTCGGCGCGCAGGCGGGCGAGGATGCGTTCGGCCATCCGGTGGTTGCGCTTGTCGATCAGTTCCTCGCGGAAAGCCCGGGCCCGGGCCTCGCCCGCCGGGGCTTGCTCTTCGAGCACCTGCTCGAGGGCTTCGAGTTTGCCGCTGCGCCAAGCAGCGACGATCGGCTCGGAGGCGCGGCTGCCCTCGGTGCGGGCCCGCTCCAATTCGTCCAGCGCCTGCTCGAGCAGCCAGGCCTGGCCCCCCGGGCCCAGGGCCTCGAAGGCGGCGATCTGCTCGCCCAGGGTCTCGAGACCCGCGGCCGTCTTGCCCCGGCGCCCGGCCAGGGCCCAGATCTGCAAGTCCACCGGCAGCGCTCCGGCGGCGAAGTCCTGGTCGAGCAGGGCGAGCTGGCCCGCCATGGCCCACGGGCGCAGGCGAGAGAAGGCCGCAAAGCTCAGGCCGCGTGCTTCCATCTCGGCTTCGAGACGGGCCACCAGCGCCGCGGGCAGCACGTCGGCCAGGGACTGGCCCTCGGGCAGCAGGCTCGCCTCGTGGGCCTTCATCCGGGTCACCGGATCGAGGGGAATCTCGGTCAGTACCACGTCTGCCGCCTCGATGGCCCGCCGTGCTGCGGGAGGCAGCGCCTGTTCCGCCGCCAGAGGCAGATGGATCGTGCCGTAGAGCCACAGCCGCCCCGCACCCTGCTCCGACCACAGCAGCGGCCGCGCCGGCATCTGCTCTGCGGCGCTGAAAGCGGGGACAAGGTAAGGGGCTGCCGCCAGCAGCACTGCGAGCAAGAGGACTTGAATCTTCATTACGCCTCCGGGCCATCCATTCTAGTGCTCGCTCGCAGCTGTGGGGAATCGAGCAGATGTCAGGCAGGTTTCCGGGGCGACTATTGGCATCGAGTCCATTGCTATTCCGCTCGCACTTTGCTCGGCCGAGATCACTCCCCTCTCGTGCTTCCCTGGGACGGGCCGAGCATATCCTTGATCGTGACGGGTAGGAAGCCGGCTTGAAGGCGCAGGGTTCTTGTGTGTCCCAGTGAATGGGGACTGATGCCGGAACGCCGCCTCCTCCACGAGCAGCCGCCGCCCCTCTGCACCGGACCCTGGTTCTCACCCCCGATTCGATCTGTCGTGCTCTTCGATGCTCCACGAACACAGATCCGCTGCAACCCAAGATCCCACTCGCCCCCTCCACGGAAACACAAACACCGGCCTCAGGTCCGCCCCGCGATGAGCCGCTACCATCATGGAAGCTCCTATCCTCAAAGTGGCTCTCCCATCCCTGGCGTCAACCCGGCCGGGGCGTAGCCCCTGGGGGTCGCCCGATGGTGACCATTTCGACTCCTTGTTGCGCGGAACGAAGGACGGTAAGACTGTCTTCGAGGTGATCATCGAACCGCAAAGCAAGGCGCGTGCCGATGGGATGGGAATGACGGCACAAATCGCGTGCGATCCAGAGATTGACAGAGCCTATCAGCTCCAGCCATGGCAGGGAATCGTCACCGCGGTGAACGGATTGGGTAGGATCTTGTGGTCCTTTCGGCTGCCCGGCTTCAGGCGTATTGACGAGGATGCCGAGATCGTCCAGTCCGCGAACGTCAACAACGTCTGGAAGGCCCTCCAGACTTGGGCGAGCGGTGGTACCAGGCTGGTACAATCAGGAGAGTACTTACTGGTCGAGTTCTCGACCGGTGGTATAGGAACCCGCCAGTTGATACTGCATCGAACTGGACGGGTGGTCGGTGAAATAGGTCCCTCCGACGCGCTCGCCACCTACGCTGCTGGAGACGGCTTCGAACTGTTCATGGGCGGTGGTTCGGATCTGAGGTTCTACGTACCGACGCACCGGTTCGAGCTGCATCTCCGTGGTGACGAGACGGCAAGTCTGGTCAATCACGCGATGGCTTGGCTGCGCCCCCGTCCAACGGATCGTACCCCGCACTTCAATTGCCTGGCCCGTTCGGGCGATGAGCTGAAGTACTGGCTCGGAGAGCGTTTCGTTGACAGGCACGCCAGCCTGTCAAAGGCGCTGATAGCTGAGCTGGGTGGGGAAGAATGGTACGAGTCACTGCTGACACGGGCGGAGATGAAGGATGTTTTGGCAAGCTTCCGGCCGCCTTCTGCCGCGTGGCAAGACAAGTTCCAGCAGGCTCTCCTGGAGGCGGGAGTCGATGTCGAGATTGCCAGGAAGATCAAGTGACCCATCCTTTTGGGCTCTATGGGAGTATGCAAGGGTATCGCTGCCGGAGAACTGCGAAGCCGCTTGCGGTGTGTTCTGAGATTGGCGGGCTGTTCAATGGGGGTCTGATGCCCCCGAAAGGCGAATGTGGCGGGAAGGGGCTCAGCCCTGGATCCAGCAGTGCTCGACCTTCCCCCGAAACAGGCCTCCTCGCCCACACAAGATGTGAAGAGAGCAAAAAGAAGGCGCCCCGCAGGGCGCCTTCCGGTGTTGCGATCAGGGGATGGATCAGAAGTCCATGCCGCCGCCCATTCCGGGGGCCGCGCCGCCGGCGGCCTTGTCTTCCTTCTCCGGCACCTCGGTGATGATCGCCTCGGTGGTGAGCATCAGCCCGGCGATGCTGGCGGCGTTCTGCAGGGCGGTGCGGACCACCTTGGTCGGATCCATGATGCCCTGATCGATCATGTTGGTGTATTCCAGGTGACGCGCATCGAAGCCCTTGTCGTTCTCCTCGAAGTTGCGCACGTCGTTGACCACCACGGAGCCTTCGTAACCGGCGTTGTTGGCGATCTGGCGCAGGGGCTCTTCGAGGGCGCGACGGACGATGTTGACGCCGATCTGCAGGTCCTCGTCCTTCTTCTTGATCTTCATGCCGTCGAGAACCTTCTGGCAGCGCAGCAGGGCGGTGCCGCCACCGGCGACGATACCCTCTTCCACGGCAGCCTTGGTGGCGTGCATGGCGTCCTCGACCCGGGCCTTCTTCTCCTTCAGCTCGGCCTCGGTGGCCGCGCCGACCTTGATCACCGCGACACCGCCGACCAGCTTGGCCAGCCGCTCCTGCAGCTTCTCGCGATCGTAGTCGGAAGTGGTCTCCTCGATCTGGGTGCGGATCTGCTTGACCCGGCCCTCGATCGCGGCGGCCGAACCCTTGCCCTCGACGATGGTGGTGTTGTCCTTGTCGATGACGATCTTCTTCGCCTCGCCCAGGTCACCGATCTGCACGTTCTCGAGCTTGATGCCCAGGTCTTCGGTCAGGGACTTGCCGCCCGTGAGGGTGGCGATGTCCTCGAGCATGGCCTTGCGGCGGTCGCCGAAGCCCGGAGCCTTGACGGCGCAGACCTGCAGGGTGCCGCGCAGCTTGTTGACCACCAGCGTGGCCAGGGCCTCGCCCTCGATGTCCTCGGCGATCAGCAGCAGCGGGCGCGAGGAGCGGGCGACCTGCTCGAGCACGGGCAGCAGATCCTTCATCGAGGAGATCTTCTTCTCGTGGATCAGGATGTAGGGGTTTTCCAGCACGCATTCCATGCGGTCCGGATCGGTGACGAAGTAGGGGGAGAGGTAGCCGCGGTCGAACTGCATACCCTCGACCACGTCCAGCTGGGTCTCGAGGGACTTGGCTTCCTCGACGGTGATCACGCCGTCCTTGCCGACCTTCTTCATCGCCTCGGCGATCATCTTGCCGATGGTCTCGTCGTTGTTGGCCGAAATAGCGCCGACCTGGGCGACTTCCTTGTCGCCGGCCACTTCACGGCTCATCTCGTGCAGGGCCTCGACGGTCTTCTCCGTGGCCAGTTCGATACCGCGCTTGATGTCCATCGGGTTGGCGCCGGCGGTGACCGCCTTGACGCCCTCGCGGAAGATCGCCTGGGCCAGAACGGTGGCGGTGGTGGTGCCGTCACCGGCCACGTCGGAGGTCTTGGAGGCGACCTCGCGCACCATCTGGCAACCGAGGTTCTCCCACGGATCCTCGAACTCGAGTTCCTTGGCCACGGTCACGCCGTCCTTGGTCGACAGGGGCGAACCGAACTTCTTTTCGATCACGACATTGCGGCCGCGGGGGCCGAGGGTGGTGCGGACGGCGTTGGCCAGGTTGTTCACGCCGCGGAGGAGGGCCTGCCGGCAATCCTCGGCGTAGGTGACCTTCTTTGCTGCCATGGTCATGCTCCTTCTGGCTTTCCCGCCGGGGCACGGGGCCCGCCGGGGGAAAGCTCTGAGTCATTTCGGGAAAGGGACTACGAGTGATGCCAAAGCGGGGTCGCCGCTCTTCAGTCGATGATGCCGAGAATCTCGTCCTCGCGGAGGATGACGTACTCCTCACCCTCGATCTTGACCTCGGTGCCGGAGTACTTGCCGAAGAGCACCCGGTCCTTGGCCTTCACCTCGAGGGCGTGGACCTTGCCCTGGTCATCCCGCTTGCCGGAGCCCACGGCGATGACCTTGCCCTCCTGGGGCTTTTCCTTGGCGGAATCGGGGATGATGATTCCACCCTTGGTGGTCTCCTTCTGATCGATCCTCTGGACGATGACGCGATCATGGAGCGGCCTGATCTTCTTCATTTCCTCTTAGCCTCCGTCTCGTAAAATACTGCAAAACAACATGTTGTAGGCGCTTGGCCGGCGGGGGCCTTGGCACTCTCGCCGGACGAGTGCCAACCATAAGATCGGCCCCCAGGGGTGTCAAGACAGAGAATGCGATTCTCTGCGGAGGCCCCCGTCTCTTGCCGCCGGGGCCCGCGGAGACCATCATGAAAGGAGGGAAAAGAGAGGGCGGAGGGTAGTAAACGTCTTTCGCGTTGCGGGGAATCAGCGAGGAAGACCATGGGCAAGCCCCTGTCACCGATCGTTCCACTCGACAGCGTCGCCCTCGCGCGAGAACTGGCCCGGGTCGGCCGGGAGATCGGCCGCGGACCGGTGAGCAAGCGGGAGATCGAACATCTCGTTTCGGTTCTGTTTCGCTGCTCGGCCTGGCTGGACGACGTCTATACCACCGAACGTCTGGCTGCGATCCTGGCGGAGGATTCGGGCCGGCTCTTCGAGGTCCTGGCCCGCCAGTGGTTTGCGGCCTCCCTGGCCGAGGACCTGCGGGATCCCCTCCGGCGGTTACGCCAGCTGCCCGAGGGCGTTCGCCAGGTCGCCGACCAGGCTCTCTTCGACCTTTCTTTCTCGTCCCGTCGCAGTGTCTACGGCATCGGCCTGACAGACCTCGGACCCCGGGCCTACCGCCTGGCGGCGGAACTGCTCCGGCGCCTGGCCGACGATGCCCGCCAGCACCCGGGTACCGACGCGGCGGCGGGACCGCCTCTCGAAAGCATGGAGCAGGACGCGGAGTTCTTCCAGGGCTGCGCGGCTCGTTTCGGGCTCTACGCCAAGATGCTCCGCGCCCTGGCCAGCCCGGACGTGGATCTGGGCCCGTTGCCGGCGGCTCCCGATCCCGCCCGCGCCCTGCCGGCGCTTCCCGGGCCGGAGGAACTGACGCCGCCCCCCACGGCGGGTTTCGACGATCCGCTGCTCGCCCTCGGCTACCAGGCCACTGCGGAAACCGGGCCCGAGGAGGTGGCCCGCACCCTGACCTCCCTCGAGCGGCTGCTGCTCTTCGCCAGCCTCGACCTGGACCGGGTCCGGGAGGATCTGCGGGCGGTGGTGGTCGACCAGGACGAGGCCATCGCCACCCTCTGCGACGACCTGGCCCTGATGGCGGTGGGAACCCAGCGGGTGAACAAGCCCATGGGCTACTTCCTCGTCGGCCCCACCGGCGTGGGCAAGAACTACCTGGTGGAGACCCTGGTGGGGGTCTTCCAGCGCCAGTGGGAAGTGGAAGTTCCCCTGCTGACCATCGAGGGGCCCAACTACACCTATCCTTCCGACATCAACGAGCTGCGGGGCGCGACCCGGGGCTTCATCCGTTCGGACGAGCCGGGCCTGCTCACCGAGTTCCACAAGCGGGCGGTCGCCGCGCCCTTGTCGGTGATCCTGGTCGACGAGGTGGAGAAGGCCCATCCCCAGCTCCGGCGCTTCTTCCTTTCGATCCTCGATCGGGGGACGGTGACCGATGCCCAGGGCCAGGAGTTGGCTTTCGACGGGGTGCTGATCTTCTTCACCTCCAACATCGGCTACCGCGAGCGCAGTCCCCTGACGGCGCCCATCGGCTTCGGTGGCAGCGAAGAAGCGGAGAACGCCTACAACGCGGAGCTGAGCCAGTCCCTGCGGCGGGCCCTCTCGCCGGAGTTTCTCAACCGGGTGCGCTTGGTGCGCTTCCGGCACCTGCCCCGCTCGTCGGCCGAGCGCATCGCTCGCCTGGAGTTCGAGCGCATCGCTCGCCGCTACGCCGCGCTGCACGACCTGGAGCTGGAACTGACGCCGGCGGGCCTCGAGTTGCTGGTGGATCGCGGCTATTCCCACGAGTACGGTGCCCGGCGCCTGGCGGCGGTGATCCAGCGAAGCTGCAACATCGAGGTGGGGAAGATGATCCGCCGGGATGAGCAGCAGCTCTCCCGGCCGGATCCCTCGGAACTGCTCGAGCGGGTGCGCCGGGCGCGGGAAGAAGAAGACCTGGCCGGCCTCGAGCAGCTGGGGCGTGAAGTTCTCGAGGCGACCCGGGCCCGGGTGGCCTACCGCAAAATCGTCGTCGACGCCGAGGACGGAGACTTCGTCTACCGGAGGGAGTCGTGAGCGGCTCCCTGCCGTTGATCGATCACGTGGCCCTGCTGCTCGAGCGCACCTACGACTTCGACAGCGGCCTGCTGCCCCTCGGGCGTTTCGTGGTGGGCGAGCAGGGGCGGGAACGGTTGCTGGGCGGTCGCCAGCCCCGCCAGCGGGTGGACGGCGGCGACGGAGCGGCCTGCCTGCTGTTGCGGCCTCCGTCCGGAGCGGAGGCGCAGTGGGCCGCCGCCCTCTACCTGCCGGAGAAGCTGGTGGAAGACCTCGAACGCGCCGATCCGCGCCGCGAGCTGCACGGCGGAAACCTGGGCCCCTTCGCCACCCTGGTCGAGGAAGTCGATCACCTGCTGACCTTCGCCGACCGGGCCCTGAGGCCGGAGGGCATGGTCTCCCTGCTGGAACTGGAGTGGCACGCCGCGGTGAGCAAGCACCTGACTCTTTCCCACTTCGCGGGGCGCCTGGCCTCCCGCCGCCGGCTGCAGCCGGAAGTCCGGCGGATGATCGACCACCACCTGTTCCACCGGGGGCCGGTGGACGATCCCGACGCTTCGGTGGTGCGTCGCTATGCCCGTGCGGAGTCCCTGGCGCGTGCCTTCGTCGGGGGACTGAGGGGGCTGGCGGCGGCCGACAGGCTGCGTCGCCTGCGTCGCTTCCACCGGGCGAACCACTTCGAAAAGCTCCGTCGTTTCGCCTGAACCGGAACCGGTTCCGGCCCGCCACTGCTCGCGGCGGGGTTCAGCGGCGCTTGCCGGCCGCCGCGCGCTGGCTGTCCTTGTGGCTGCGCCGGGCGGCGAGCAGCTGTTCGGCCTGGGGGAAGGACGCGAGGGCCTGGGCGACGACCGGGCTCTCCTCGGTGAGGATGCGGTCGCGCTCTTCCATGCCGCCGGTGGCCAGGGCCAGTTCCGCCCGGAGGTAGAGGCCGACCCGCTCGGAGGCCGCCCGGACCTCGTCGAGGGGGACGTTTTCCACTTCCCCGGCCAGCCAGGCGACGAAGTCTTCGAAAAGCTTCTTTCGCGTCTTGCGATAGGCCAGGCGCTGTTCGTCGCTCAGGGGCGAGACGAAACGGGTGAACGCCGATTCGAGTACCAGGCGACGCATCACCTTCGGCTCTTCGGGGATCTCGACGGGCACGTCCGGGGCGATGCCGCCGCCGCCGAAGACTTTGCGTCCCGTGTCGGTGTAGTAGACCGGCGCATCTTCGGGAGCCTTGGGAGCGGTGTCCCGGGTGTAGTTGGTGTAGTAGTACTCTTCCTCGTTTTCGTAGGGGCGCTGGATGCTGCGACCCACCGGTGTGTAGTACTTCTGGGTCGTCAGGGCCAGGCCGGTGTTCTCGCTCAGGGGATAGACCGACTGCACCAACCCCTTGCCGAAAGACGTCTCGCCCACGACCAGGCCCCGGTCATGGTCCTGGATCGCCCCGGAGACGATTTCGGAGGCCGAGGCCGAGCCCCGGTTGATCAGCACCACCACGGGCCAGTCCACCCGGGGGACGTCCCGCAGGGCCTCGTAGTCCTGGCGCGTGCCGGGCAGCCGGCCCTCGGTGTAGACCACCAGCTCGCCGGGCTCGAGGAAACGGCTGGCCACGGAGATCGCCTGGTCGAGCAGGCCTCCCGGGTTGCCCTGGAGATCGAGCACCAGCTTCTTGGCGCCTTCGGCGGCGAGCTTTTCGAGGGCCCGGTCCAGCTCGGCGGTGGTCGTCTCGGTGAAGTTGGCCAGGTGCACGTAACCCACCTCCGGCCGGATCATCATGGCCAGGTTGACGGCGGGGGTGCGAATCGCGTCGCGCACCACGGAGAAGACCAGGGGTTTTTCCATTCCCGGGCGGTTGATGGTGATCTCCACCTCCGTGCCCCGGGGACCCCGC is a genomic window containing:
- a CDS encoding acyl-CoA dehydrogenase family protein — encoded protein: MTESVRPLTDLTEEQQMLVSEVRRFCEEKVQPKVAEMDREAHCAPEILEQMFEMGLMGIDIPEAYGGSGMSFFDAILVIMELAKVDPSISVICDVQNTLVNNAIQRWGNEEQRKTWLSKLAENTVGCYCLSEAESGSDAFALRARAVQDGDGWKLTGNKLFITNGKEAGVFLVFANVDPEKGYKGITCFILDKDMPGLKIGAKEDKLGIRASSTVEVILDGVQAGPERILGEVGKGYKVAIETLNEGRIGIGAQMVGLAEGALAHARAWCLERKQFGREIARFQAVQFALARMDAEIEAAKLAVFNAARRKEAGEPFVREAAIAKWFSAEVADRCSSMAVELFGGYGFSRDYPVEKLFRDAKIGKIYEGTHFMQLQTIAKLLLAD
- a CDS encoding outer membrane lipoprotein carrier protein LolA encodes the protein MTMVLSRAHRALLSGAAALALLAAVAPPVLAARRAPSSRPEDPRLTAVLQRLDRAQGRLEAFTADLVETRTLSLLSESQTLEGRLTFQKPGRIRWEYRSPERKIYLLDGGQLTGWLPDQRRLEKVDLRRHEKRLRRLVGMGQDAAALRKEFKVTLLDGGEGDHPAHLELVPRSRRVRRHVARIELWLAPGTGLPDRFLYETADGDQVLVRLENMRINPELPAGAFRIDVPEGVEIVTGKTSFGVVAR
- a CDS encoding TraB/GumN family protein translates to MKIQVLLLAVLLAAAPYLVPAFSAAEQMPARPLLWSEQGAGRLWLYGTIHLPLAAEQALPPAARRAIEAADVVLTEIPLDPVTRMKAHEASLLPEGQSLADVLPAALVARLEAEMEARGLSFAAFSRLRPWAMAGQLALLDQDFAAGALPVDLQIWALAGRRGKTAAGLETLGEQIAAFEALGPGGQAWLLEQALDELERARTEGSRASEPIVAAWRSGKLEALEQVLEEQAPAGEARARAFREELIDKRNHRMAERILARLRAEPDRRIFVAVGALHLAGREGLLARLGRRGLQLVQAPAPVHTTVSEEAIR
- the groL gene encoding chaperonin GroEL (60 kDa chaperone family; promotes refolding of misfolded polypeptides especially under stressful conditions; forms two stacked rings of heptamers to form a barrel-shaped 14mer; ends can be capped by GroES; misfolded proteins enter the barrel where they are refolded when GroES binds) yields the protein MAAKKVTYAEDCRQALLRGVNNLANAVRTTLGPRGRNVVIEKKFGSPLSTKDGVTVAKELEFEDPWENLGCQMVREVASKTSDVAGDGTTTATVLAQAIFREGVKAVTAGANPMDIKRGIELATEKTVEALHEMSREVAGDKEVAQVGAISANNDETIGKMIAEAMKKVGKDGVITVEEAKSLETQLDVVEGMQFDRGYLSPYFVTDPDRMECVLENPYILIHEKKISSMKDLLPVLEQVARSSRPLLLIAEDIEGEALATLVVNKLRGTLQVCAVKAPGFGDRRKAMLEDIATLTGGKSLTEDLGIKLENVQIGDLGEAKKIVIDKDNTTIVEGKGSAAAIEGRVKQIRTQIEETTSDYDREKLQERLAKLVGGVAVIKVGAATEAELKEKKARVEDAMHATKAAVEEGIVAGGGTALLRCQKVLDGMKIKKKDEDLQIGVNIVRRALEEPLRQIANNAGYEGSVVVNDVRNFEENDKGFDARHLEYTNMIDQGIMDPTKVVRTALQNAASIAGLMLTTEAIITEVPEKEDKAAGGAAPGMGGGMDF
- the groES gene encoding co-chaperone GroES — protein: MKKIRPLHDRVIVQRIDQKETTKGGIIIPDSAKEKPQEGKVIAVGSGKRDDQGKVHALEVKAKDRVLFGKYSGTEVKIEGEEYVILREDEILGIID
- a CDS encoding AAA family ATPase; its protein translation is MGKPLSPIVPLDSVALARELARVGREIGRGPVSKREIEHLVSVLFRCSAWLDDVYTTERLAAILAEDSGRLFEVLARQWFAASLAEDLRDPLRRLRQLPEGVRQVADQALFDLSFSSRRSVYGIGLTDLGPRAYRLAAELLRRLADDARQHPGTDAAAGPPLESMEQDAEFFQGCAARFGLYAKMLRALASPDVDLGPLPAAPDPARALPALPGPEELTPPPTAGFDDPLLALGYQATAETGPEEVARTLTSLERLLLFASLDLDRVREDLRAVVVDQDEAIATLCDDLALMAVGTQRVNKPMGYFLVGPTGVGKNYLVETLVGVFQRQWEVEVPLLTIEGPNYTYPSDINELRGATRGFIRSDEPGLLTEFHKRAVAAPLSVILVDEVEKAHPQLRRFFLSILDRGTVTDAQGQELAFDGVLIFFTSNIGYRERSPLTAPIGFGGSEEAENAYNAELSQSLRRALSPEFLNRVRLVRFRHLPRSSAERIARLEFERIARRYAALHDLELELTPAGLELLVDRGYSHEYGARRLAAVIQRSCNIEVGKMIRRDEQQLSRPDPSELLERVRRAREEEDLAGLEQLGREVLEATRARVAYRKIVVDAEDGDFVYRRES
- a CDS encoding S41 family peptidase; translated protein: MKSSLLAPRRIALVAAMALVFLLVGARAASPRAGSRMAAFTEILSLIESRHVPEAKPKSVIYAGIHGMLGTLDPHTNFLDDEAFRDMRDEQRGSFYGLGIVISKRGRNQPLRVVSPIADTPAARLGIRAGDVITHIRDRRADVDLDTMGLTIQESVKHLRGPRGTEVEITINRPGMEKPLVFSVVRDAIRTPAVNLAMMIRPEVGYVHLANFTETTTAELDRALEKLAAEGAKKLVLDLQGNPGGLLDQAISVASRFLEPGELVVYTEGRLPGTRQDYEALRDVPRVDWPVVVLINRGSASASEIVSGAIQDHDRGLVVGETSFGKGLVQSVYPLSENTGLALTTQKYYTPVGRSIQRPYENEEEYYYTNYTRDTAPKAPEDAPVYYTDTGRKVFGGGGIAPDVPVEIPEEPKVMRRLVLESAFTRFVSPLSDEQRLAYRKTRKKLFEDFVAWLAGEVENVPLDEVRAASERVGLYLRAELALATGGMEERDRILTEESPVVAQALASFPQAEQLLAARRSHKDSQRAAAGKRR